One part of the bacterium genome encodes these proteins:
- a CDS encoding ABC transporter ATP-binding protein, translating to MSEAAVVVDNLWKYFGASGLLARWAKKVPALQGIDFTLERGELAALVGESGSGKTTLGRCLLGLVPFEEGRVTVNGFDMKALKGREEKKFRMTAQMVFQNPYASLNPAFKVRDALVEAVKTHFPQATRQHAREEVEKLARLVQLPSQRLDEFPTSLSGGEKRRVVFARALATRPSFVVTDEPVSGLDQPIQTQLLDLLRQIHERQKSTMIFISHDLRLVKFLATRVLVLLHGRIVEDAPASSFFREGPGHPYSKELLKSAYDPRPNLTIQNHRKAPERWKTGCSFRHRCQVGGRGNSLCADEIPMLVEVSPGHRIACHLCSPCHE from the coding sequence ATGAGTGAAGCGGCGGTAGTCGTAGACAACCTCTGGAAATACTTCGGCGCCTCGGGGCTTTTGGCCCGCTGGGCGAAGAAGGTGCCCGCCCTTCAGGGGATTGATTTTACCCTTGAGCGGGGCGAGCTTGCCGCGCTGGTCGGCGAATCGGGTTCGGGCAAGACGACTCTCGGCAGGTGCCTTCTCGGCCTCGTCCCCTTCGAGGAGGGGAGGGTCACGGTAAACGGCTTCGACATGAAGGCGCTCAAGGGGAGAGAGGAAAAGAAATTCAGGATGACCGCGCAGATGGTCTTCCAGAATCCCTACGCTAGCCTGAACCCCGCCTTCAAGGTTCGCGACGCCCTGGTCGAGGCGGTCAAGACCCACTTTCCCCAGGCCACCAGACAGCATGCGAGGGAAGAGGTGGAAAAACTGGCCCGCCTCGTCCAGCTTCCCAGCCAGCGCCTGGACGAATTCCCCACCAGCCTTTCGGGAGGAGAAAAGCGAAGAGTCGTTTTCGCGAGAGCCCTCGCCACGCGGCCCAGCTTCGTAGTAACCGACGAGCCGGTCAGCGGGCTCGACCAGCCGATACAGACCCAGCTTCTGGACCTCCTGCGGCAGATTCACGAGCGCCAGAAGTCCACGATGATCTTTATCTCCCACGACCTTCGGCTGGTCAAATTTCTGGCCACGAGAGTCCTCGTGCTTCTTCACGGCAGGATAGTGGAGGACGCCCCGGCCTCCTCCTTCTTCAGGGAGGGCCCCGGCCACCCCTATTCAAAGGAGCTTTTAAAGAGCGCCTACGACCCCCGGCCGAATCTGACCATTCAGAACCACAGAAAAGCCCCGGAGCGCTGGAAGACCGGCTGCTCCTTCCGTCACCGCTGTCAGGTCGGAGGGAGGGGGAACTCCCTTTGCGCCGACGAGATACCGATGCTGGTAGAGGTTAGTCCCGGCCACCGCATCGCCTGCCACCTGTGTTCGCCATGCCACGAATGA
- a CDS encoding gliding motility protein, with translation MSFLDLSKREVHVKIVYYGPGRGGKTTNLIHIHRAMTDAVRGQMVSIDTKQDRTLFFDFLPLSLGKIFGFDIRIQLFTVPGQVIYNATRKLVLKGVDGVAFIADAQETQREKNMESLDNLRDNLKDMGIDMAQIPLVLQYNKMDLAAEGIPLLTIDQMQKDMNSVYNAPYFTSSAVTGEGVFETLREISKLTVKNVARKLMPTLTAKK, from the coding sequence GTGTCTTTCCTTGATCTCTCAAAGCGCGAGGTTCACGTCAAAATCGTTTATTACGGCCCCGGCAGGGGCGGAAAAACAACGAATCTCATTCATATTCACCGCGCTATGACCGACGCCGTCCGCGGGCAGATGGTGTCAATCGACACCAAGCAGGATCGCACGCTTTTTTTCGACTTCCTGCCCCTTAGCCTCGGCAAGATCTTCGGCTTCGACATCCGCATCCAGCTTTTCACCGTCCCCGGCCAGGTCATCTACAACGCCACCAGAAAGCTTGTGCTAAAGGGCGTGGACGGCGTCGCCTTCATCGCCGACGCGCAGGAGACCCAGCGGGAAAAGAACATGGAGAGCCTTGACAACCTTCGGGACAACCTGAAGGACATGGGCATCGACATGGCGCAGATTCCGCTGGTGCTTCAGTACAACAAGATGGACCTCGCCGCCGAGGGGATTCCCCTTCTCACCATCGATCAGATGCAAAAAGACATGAATTCGGTCTACAACGCCCCGTATTTCACCTCGAGCGCCGTCACCGGCGAGGGAGTCTTTGAAACCCTTCGCGAGATCAGCAAGCTTACGGTGAAAAACGTGGCCAGGAAGTTGATGCCCACTTTAACTGCAAAAAAGTAG
- the cheB gene encoding chemotaxis-specific protein-glutamate methyltransferase CheB — MTRVLIVEDSPVEQALLAHILNSDPSIEVAGVADDGQKALSAVERLNPDLVTMDIHMPNLNGFETTRRIMEENPLPIVIVSGSTNIMDADKTFRAMEAGALALVRKPRGVGHPDHAGDARELIKTVKAMSEVKVVKRWARARAPLPQPNPVIIDRAPAEIRAVAIGASTGGPAVLQTIISGLPADFPAPVLIVQHMSAGFMESFVAWISSSTRFPVKLGVHGEIIVPGTAYLAPDGFHMLAGKDGRITLARNGDASGLCPSVARLFRSVAEAFGQNAVGVLLTGMGRDGADELKLMRSMGAVTIVQDRESSVVFGMPGEALRLDAADYVLPPERIAGFLAGIVKPRSGGASDRKLLPLYRT; from the coding sequence ATGACAAGAGTTTTGATTGTGGAAGATTCACCGGTGGAACAGGCGCTGCTGGCCCATATCCTGAACTCGGACCCCTCGATTGAGGTGGCCGGAGTGGCCGACGACGGCCAAAAGGCGCTTTCGGCGGTGGAACGCCTTAACCCCGATCTGGTCACGATGGACATTCACATGCCGAATCTCAACGGCTTCGAGACGACCCGCCGGATCATGGAGGAAAATCCCCTGCCCATCGTCATCGTCAGCGGAAGCACCAATATAATGGATGCCGACAAGACCTTCCGGGCGATGGAGGCGGGTGCTCTGGCTCTGGTGCGGAAACCCAGGGGGGTAGGTCATCCGGACCACGCCGGGGACGCAAGGGAGCTCATAAAAACCGTAAAGGCGATGAGCGAGGTGAAGGTGGTCAAGCGCTGGGCGCGCGCCCGCGCGCCCCTTCCCCAGCCCAATCCCGTGATAATCGACCGCGCCCCCGCCGAGATCAGGGCGGTGGCCATCGGAGCCTCCACCGGCGGACCGGCGGTGCTGCAGACCATCATCTCGGGCCTGCCGGCGGACTTTCCCGCCCCGGTTCTGATCGTTCAGCATATGTCGGCGGGCTTCATGGAGAGCTTCGTCGCGTGGATAAGCTCTTCCACCCGTTTCCCGGTCAAGCTCGGCGTTCACGGCGAGATTATCGTCCCCGGCACGGCTTACCTCGCGCCCGACGGTTTCCACATGCTGGCGGGAAAGGACGGCCGGATAACCCTCGCCAGGAACGGCGATGCATCCGGCCTTTGCCCCTCGGTGGCCCGCCTCTTCCGCTCGGTGGCGGAAGCCTTCGGCCAAAACGCCGTCGGGGTGCTCCTGACGGGAATGGGAAGAGACGGGGCGGACGAGCTGAAACTGATGAGGAGCATGGGGGCCGTGACCATAGTTCAGGACAGGGAAAGCTCGGTGGTCTTCGGAATGCCGGGAGAGGCGCTACGGCTCGACGCCGCTGATTACGTCCTCCCTCCGGAAAGAATCGCGGGGTTCCTCGCCGGTATCGTAAAGCCGCGTAGCGGCGGAGCAAGCGACAGAAAGCTCCTGCCGCTGTACCGGACATAA
- a CDS encoding ABC transporter ATP-binding protein, whose product MSHPAFETHGLTVYLEGRRDMRKILSNVELTVRQGRTFALLGESGSGKTCLIHSVLGVHQGQPGVVSGSAKVLGQEIFGELDRYVEYRKHPEVLIKKDLAGWRRAQARAWGDMLGKDVTLIPQDASTSLSPFHTIGQMLSVVLERANPGIESEESRGLALSWLSRVEMYDVETVSECYIHELSGGMAQRAAIALALAPGPRLLIADEPTTGLDATLRISIISLLHSMVEEKGATLLLVTHDLAAARILASDVAILYEGTIVETGSVDEVLDWDHEPKHPYTSFLLESEKKLIEGASPRLAVKEPAPLVGCPYSPRCEAATSRCLLECPTLREFSPGHNIACFVDDL is encoded by the coding sequence GTGAGCCATCCCGCCTTTGAAACGCACGGCCTTACGGTCTATCTCGAAGGCCGCAGGGATATGCGGAAGATTCTCTCCAACGTGGAGCTTACGGTGCGTCAGGGGAGGACCTTCGCGCTTCTGGGGGAGTCCGGCTCCGGCAAGACCTGCCTGATACACTCGGTTCTCGGCGTCCATCAGGGGCAGCCCGGAGTAGTCTCGGGCAGCGCGAAGGTTCTGGGTCAGGAGATTTTCGGCGAGCTCGACCGCTATGTGGAGTACCGGAAACACCCCGAAGTTCTGATAAAAAAAGACCTGGCAGGGTGGAGGCGGGCACAGGCAAGGGCCTGGGGCGACATGCTCGGCAAAGACGTTACGCTGATACCGCAGGACGCCTCGACCTCCCTTTCCCCCTTTCACACAATAGGGCAGATGCTCTCGGTGGTGCTGGAGCGGGCAAACCCCGGCATAGAGAGCGAGGAATCGCGGGGGCTCGCGCTTTCCTGGCTTTCGCGGGTGGAGATGTACGACGTAGAGACCGTCTCCGAGTGCTACATTCACGAGCTGTCGGGCGGGATGGCGCAGCGGGCGGCGATTGCTCTGGCCCTTGCGCCGGGGCCCAGGCTCCTCATCGCCGACGAGCCCACCACCGGCCTTGACGCGACGCTCCGCATCTCGATTATCTCCCTCCTTCACTCTATGGTGGAAGAAAAGGGAGCAACCCTTCTTCTGGTCACCCACGACCTTGCGGCGGCCAGGATACTGGCTTCCGACGTGGCGATACTCTACGAGGGAACAATCGTCGAAACAGGATCCGTCGACGAGGTTCTGGACTGGGACCACGAGCCGAAGCATCCCTACACGAGTTTTCTGCTGGAATCGGAGAAAAAGCTTATAGAGGGCGCTTCTCCGCGCCTCGCGGTCAAGGAGCCCGCGCCGCTGGTGGGCTGCCCCTACTCGCCGAGGTGCGAAGCGGCGACCTCCCGGTGTCTTCTCGAATGCCCCACCCTGCGAGAATTTTCGCCCGGCCACAACATAGCCTGTTTCGTGGATGACCTATGA
- a CDS encoding roadblock/LC7 domain-containing protein, giving the protein MRAKGDSRKVSAPAGDWAVAQTNFFKSSCYGASAMEFVLSEKTLQEIDRVLDEDLLSSGASCAMIVDRSGYLIANRGDPSDMDVVALAALSAANYGVTEEIARLVGEDNFSLLFHKGKNESIHYTKIGEDFFLITLFAKDVSLGLMRLKTAKVKTHLTPLLREDI; this is encoded by the coding sequence ATGCGCGCCAAAGGTGACAGCCGCAAGGTTTCCGCACCGGCCGGCGATTGGGCGGTCGCCCAAACCAATTTTTTTAAGTCCTCTTGCTACGGAGCTTCGGCAATGGAATTCGTTCTTTCCGAAAAGACCCTTCAGGAAATCGACCGGGTACTTGATGAAGACCTCCTCTCATCCGGTGCCTCGTGCGCCATGATAGTCGACCGTTCGGGGTATCTGATAGCGAACAGGGGCGACCCTTCCGACATGGACGTGGTGGCCCTGGCCGCCCTTTCCGCGGCCAATTACGGCGTTACGGAAGAGATTGCGCGCCTTGTGGGCGAAGACAACTTCAGCCTCCTCTTCCACAAGGGCAAAAACGAGTCCATCCATTACACCAAGATCGGGGAGGACTTCTTTCTCATAACCCTCTTCGCCAAAGACGTTTCTCTCGGGCTCATGAGGCTTAAAACCGCTAAGGTGAAAACCCATCTGACTCCGCTTTTGAGGGAGGATATCTAA
- a CDS encoding sigma-54-dependent Fis family transcriptional regulator, with protein sequence MDPIRIAIIDDERSIRNGCKLILSERGYDISLFETGAAGLKALSDKNYHLVLLDLKLPDIDGMEILSRMRRIKPGLHFIVMTGYSTVQVAIEAMKNGAFDYLPKPFSEDELLLSIDQAIDKIKLIEENQYLKKELISRFRSHEIVGENQKMLEVFAKAKKVAPTDSTVLFIGESGTGKELFASFIHTNSDRATKQFFAVDCSTFSPSLLESELFGHVKGAFTGAVMDKPGIFEIAEGGTLFLDDIANLSLETQTKLLRVLEMREFKPVGGTRVKTANIRVVAATNKELKTMVEEGTFREDLYYRLNVFPIYLPPLRERRDDIPRLAYTFLRLFCRKTGKRINGFTENALSVLVGRDWPGNVRELKNVIERLFILAEGEMIDSAVLAAHLHPHQSILTNPLVPETLEELKEAKKRILEQTFAQVERSFLLNALRLCEGNVTRASERTGMKRPNFHALMKKHSIRYTRSLS encoded by the coding sequence ATGGACCCGATTAGAATCGCCATTATCGACGACGAGCGTTCGATACGAAACGGCTGCAAGCTCATCCTCTCGGAAAGAGGCTACGACATCAGCCTCTTCGAGACCGGCGCGGCGGGGCTCAAAGCTCTTTCCGACAAGAACTACCACCTCGTGCTTCTGGATCTGAAGCTCCCCGACATCGACGGGATGGAGATACTTAGCCGGATGCGGCGCATAAAGCCCGGCCTTCATTTCATCGTGATGACCGGCTATTCCACCGTTCAGGTGGCGATAGAGGCGATGAAAAACGGGGCCTTCGACTACCTGCCCAAACCCTTTTCGGAAGACGAGCTTCTCCTCTCGATAGATCAGGCGATAGACAAGATCAAGCTGATAGAAGAAAACCAGTACCTCAAAAAGGAGCTTATCAGCCGCTTCCGGTCGCACGAGATAGTGGGGGAAAACCAGAAGATGCTGGAGGTCTTCGCAAAGGCGAAAAAAGTCGCCCCCACCGATTCCACCGTCCTTTTTATCGGGGAGAGCGGCACGGGAAAGGAGCTTTTCGCCAGCTTCATCCACACGAACTCCGACAGGGCGACGAAGCAGTTTTTCGCGGTGGACTGCTCGACCTTTTCCCCCAGCCTCCTCGAAAGCGAGCTCTTCGGCCACGTCAAGGGAGCCTTTACCGGCGCGGTAATGGACAAGCCGGGGATCTTCGAGATCGCCGAGGGCGGCACCCTCTTTCTCGACGACATAGCGAACCTCAGCCTCGAAACCCAGACAAAGCTCCTTCGCGTCCTCGAAATGCGCGAATTCAAGCCCGTGGGCGGCACCAGGGTCAAGACAGCAAACATAAGGGTCGTCGCTGCGACCAACAAGGAACTCAAGACGATGGTGGAGGAGGGAACCTTCCGGGAGGACCTCTACTACAGGCTTAACGTCTTCCCCATCTATCTGCCGCCCCTCCGCGAGAGGCGCGACGATATTCCCCGCCTCGCCTACACCTTCCTTCGCCTCTTTTGCCGCAAAACCGGCAAACGCATAAACGGCTTCACCGAAAACGCCCTCTCCGTGCTGGTCGGCAGGGACTGGCCGGGCAATGTGAGGGAGCTGAAAAACGTGATTGAAAGGCTCTTCATCCTCGCGGAAGGTGAGATGATAGACTCGGCGGTGCTGGCGGCGCACCTTCACCCCCACCAGTCGATTCTGACCAATCCCCTCGTCCCGGAAACCCTCGAAGAACTCAAGGAGGCCAAAAAGCGCATCCTCGAACAGACCTTCGCCCAGGTCGAGAGAAGCTTTTTGCTGAACGCCCTTCGCCTCTGCGAAGGCAACGTCACCAGGGCTTCCGAACGCACGGGGATGAAGCGTCCGAACTTCCACGCACTGATGAAAAAGCATTCCATCAGGTATACCAGATCGCTCTCTTGA
- a CDS encoding ABC transporter permease: protein MGKVKRFPTASRQSRLISLTIGALCLIPSTLGMLAGTFGWLPHNPMAFVGEPNAPSSAEFFLGCDALGRDLFSRLGAASAYFTPPGALAMGVALFVGGVLGVAESLGGKIWGAITYWLLQVLDSLPKFVLVLLVASIARSNLVWIMTAVGVTFAPQIAGAIRSSVERLRMASFIEAERCLGVSMARIVFVHILWGHARRVILAQLMSLMAYALLVETSLSYLGGELGVQEPTPSWGNMISLARDGVFTGHLMQAFLPALMISVTLVGFTLVGQGLLSVVEERG from the coding sequence ATGGGTAAGGTCAAGCGCTTTCCGACAGCGAGCAGGCAAAGCCGCCTCATCAGCCTGACCATCGGCGCGCTGTGCCTCATTCCCTCGACGCTGGGCATGCTGGCCGGGACTTTCGGCTGGCTGCCCCACAATCCGATGGCCTTCGTCGGCGAGCCCAACGCCCCCTCCTCCGCGGAATTTTTTCTGGGCTGCGACGCCCTCGGCAGAGATCTTTTCAGCCGCCTCGGCGCCGCTTCGGCCTATTTCACCCCCCCCGGCGCGCTCGCGATGGGCGTAGCGCTTTTTGTCGGCGGCGTTCTGGGCGTGGCGGAATCCCTCGGCGGCAAGATATGGGGAGCGATAACCTACTGGCTCTTGCAGGTGCTCGATTCCCTGCCCAAGTTCGTTCTGGTTCTCCTCGTAGCCTCGATAGCGCGCAGCAATCTCGTCTGGATAATGACGGCGGTGGGAGTCACCTTCGCTCCCCAGATTGCCGGAGCCATACGTTCTAGCGTCGAGAGGCTCCGCATGGCCTCCTTCATCGAAGCGGAGCGCTGCCTTGGCGTCAGCATGGCGAGAATAGTCTTCGTCCACATACTCTGGGGCCACGCAAGGAGGGTAATCCTCGCCCAGTTGATGAGCCTTATGGCCTATGCGCTTCTGGTCGAGACCAGCCTTTCCTACCTCGGCGGCGAACTCGGGGTTCAGGAGCCCACGCCGAGCTGGGGCAACATGATTTCGCTCGCCAGAGACGGCGTCTTCACGGGCCACCTCATGCAGGCCTTTTTGCCCGCGCTGATGATCTCGGTTACGCTCGTGGGCTTCACCCTCGTCGGCCAGGGTCTTCTGAGCGTCGTGGAGGAGCGAGGGTGA
- a CDS encoding response regulator yields MARKILIVEDNENNRILLRDVLVFNGYTVLEACDGAAGVRMAREQRPDIILMDLHMPVMDGFTALRVLKEDPATKDLGIIAVTSLAMRGDKEKIIEAGFDDYIPKPVNTRELPVIVENNLLRRESP; encoded by the coding sequence ATGGCGCGCAAGATACTCATCGTGGAGGACAACGAAAATAACCGCATATTGCTCCGCGACGTTCTGGTTTTTAACGGCTATACGGTTCTCGAAGCGTGCGACGGCGCGGCCGGGGTCAGGATGGCGCGGGAACAGAGGCCCGACATCATCCTCATGGACCTCCACATGCCCGTCATGGACGGTTTCACCGCCCTTCGAGTGCTGAAAGAGGACCCGGCGACTAAAGACCTGGGGATTATCGCAGTGACCTCTCTCGCCATGAGGGGGGACAAAGAAAAGATAATCGAAGCGGGTTTTGACGATTACATACCGAAACCCGTCAATACGAGAGAACTGCCGGTAATTGTGGAGAACAACCTCCTGCGCCGCGAAAGCCCTTAG
- a CDS encoding hybrid sensor histidine kinase/response regulator, which translates to MGEMSERQTERNPSLIMIVEDSLTQLEELRYVLEKNDYQVVSACNGLEALSVLKREKPIAVVSDIVMPEMNGYDLCRRIKGCEDLKSTPVILLTSLSDPDDVIMGLECGADYFIMKPYNEQFLLSRLQHIIANRQFDNNNSAKMGLVIFFRGKKYFITSDRLQILNLLLSTYETAIQKNQDLTRATEELSVLNERLEMKMEELAEANRKFKDMNEELHQQREVAERAKLQACEASRAKSDFLANMSHELRTPLNSIIGFSELLEDEVSGPVNEKQKEYIKYIFASGQHLLKLINDILDISKVESGKMALEPSEVNLQEAVTTALAMLQEKALKHSIKFAFEISPEAEVPIVADERKLKQIMFNLLSNAVKFTPDGGSVRVSVRRNRGTGAEGDSVEISVIDTGTGISREDLPKLFKEFSQLVTPSGKRGEGTGLGLALTKRLVELHGGRIWVESELKKGSVFAFTIPVRQ; encoded by the coding sequence ATGGGGGAAATGAGCGAACGGCAAACGGAGAGGAATCCAAGCCTCATAATGATAGTCGAGGACAGTCTGACCCAGCTTGAGGAACTAAGGTACGTCCTTGAGAAAAACGATTATCAGGTGGTCTCCGCCTGCAACGGGCTCGAAGCCCTGTCGGTTCTGAAAAGGGAAAAACCGATCGCCGTGGTAAGCGACATTGTCATGCCGGAGATGAACGGTTACGACCTGTGCCGCCGCATAAAGGGATGCGAGGATTTAAAGAGCACTCCGGTCATTCTCCTTACCTCCCTTTCCGATCCGGACGACGTGATAATGGGCCTCGAATGCGGAGCCGACTATTTCATAATGAAGCCCTACAACGAGCAGTTCCTCCTCTCCCGGCTCCAGCACATCATCGCAAACCGCCAGTTCGACAACAACAACAGCGCCAAAATGGGGCTCGTTATCTTTTTTCGGGGCAAGAAGTACTTCATTACCTCCGACAGACTGCAGATACTGAACCTCCTCCTCTCCACCTACGAAACCGCCATCCAGAAAAATCAGGATCTCACCAGGGCCACCGAAGAGCTGTCAGTCCTCAACGAGCGGCTGGAAATGAAAATGGAGGAGCTCGCGGAGGCGAACCGGAAGTTCAAGGACATGAATGAAGAACTTCACCAGCAAAGGGAGGTCGCGGAGAGGGCGAAGCTTCAGGCATGCGAGGCGAGCCGGGCCAAGTCCGATTTTCTCGCCAACATGAGTCACGAACTTCGGACGCCGCTCAACTCCATCATCGGCTTTTCCGAGCTGCTTGAAGACGAGGTGTCCGGGCCGGTCAACGAAAAGCAGAAAGAGTACATAAAATACATCTTCGCAAGCGGGCAGCACCTTCTGAAGCTGATTAACGATATTCTCGACATCTCAAAGGTCGAATCGGGAAAGATGGCGCTGGAGCCAAGCGAAGTGAATCTGCAAGAAGCGGTCACGACCGCGCTGGCGATGCTGCAGGAAAAAGCGCTCAAACACTCCATAAAATTCGCCTTCGAGATATCTCCCGAGGCGGAAGTCCCGATAGTCGCCGACGAAAGAAAATTAAAACAGATTATGTTCAATCTTCTGTCAAACGCGGTCAAATTCACCCCGGACGGAGGCAGCGTGCGCGTATCCGTCAGGAGAAACCGGGGGACGGGGGCCGAAGGCGACTCCGTCGAGATTTCAGTCATCGACACCGGCACAGGCATAAGCCGGGAGGATTTGCCCAAGCTTTTTAAAGAGTTCAGCCAGCTTGTCACGCCCTCCGGCAAGAGAGGCGAAGGCACCGGTCTCGGCCTGGCCCTGACCAAGAGGCTCGTCGAGCTCCACGGCGGCAGAATCTGGGTCGAAAGCGAACTCAAAAAGGGGAGCGTATTCGCCTTCACAATCCCGGTGAGGCAATGA
- a CDS encoding hybrid sensor histidine kinase/response regulator: protein MVNKDAEFLKRLLATFRIEADEHLKGISSGLFELEKCRDPEREAQLVETIFREAHSLKGAARAVNLTDVESLCQPLESVFSSLKKKETHPCPELFNLLQEALDLLDRLLKTTGAERSPKDKALHEEMVRRLRTAPAGERGQSREPSPPVETPAVETGETNWCEFPPVCSPEEKEEIPSPPPARAPGYPPPQPPPVIAETVRVSTAKLSSMLLKSEEMLSAKLAAWQRALDLRSANEAFGVWKKEWARIHPLAQELRSAAKQGGGRINGDGETLRLLGRVLDFMEWSGIFVKALQERYSAEARSIERDGRALGGMVNSLLEDMKKVLMFPFSSLLEILPKLVRDLSRDSGKEVDLVLRGEDIEIDRRILEEMKDPLVHLIRNCIDHGIETPAERRRKNKPERGTVTVSVAPRDDKVELIVADDGAGISLAEVRSSLVKLGVFSGEKAEELSERELLPYVFQSGVSTTRIITELSGRGLGLAIVREKVEKLGGTVTLETAPDAGTTFSIVLPLTVATFRGILVRAGGRDFVLPTMHVKRAVRLNKSEIKTVENRETILMDKEPLSLARLTAVLGLPSGKAADSSDMASAVVLTGSGAQIAFLVDEILNEQEVLLKGLGRQLSRVRNVAGATILGSGKVVPILNVPDLLKSAVRVAAPAAVETGGEEAERKRSVMVVEDSITTRTLLQNIIEVAGFEVVTAVDGIDALTKLRTFDFDIVVSDVDMPRMNGFELTSKIRGDRKLESLPVVLVTALSSREDRERGIDVGANAYIVKSSFDQGNLLEVINRLV, encoded by the coding sequence ATGGTTAACAAGGACGCTGAATTTCTCAAAAGGCTGCTCGCCACCTTCAGAATAGAGGCGGACGAGCATCTGAAGGGCATTTCTTCCGGCCTTTTCGAGCTGGAAAAATGCCGGGATCCCGAGCGTGAAGCCCAGCTCGTGGAGACGATTTTCCGTGAAGCCCACAGCCTCAAGGGGGCCGCGCGCGCGGTCAACCTCACCGACGTCGAATCCCTCTGCCAGCCCCTTGAGAGCGTCTTTTCCTCGCTGAAAAAGAAGGAGACGCACCCCTGCCCGGAACTCTTTAACCTCCTTCAGGAAGCCCTCGACCTCCTCGACCGCTTGCTAAAGACCACCGGCGCGGAGCGAAGTCCCAAGGACAAGGCGCTCCACGAGGAGATGGTGAGGCGGCTGAGAACGGCCCCCGCCGGAGAGAGAGGGCAGAGCCGGGAGCCAAGTCCGCCGGTGGAAACCCCGGCGGTGGAAACGGGGGAGACGAACTGGTGCGAATTTCCGCCCGTCTGCTCCCCGGAAGAGAAAGAGGAAATCCCTTCCCCTCCCCCGGCGCGGGCTCCCGGATATCCGCCTCCCCAGCCTCCCCCGGTCATCGCGGAGACCGTGCGGGTTTCCACTGCGAAGCTCTCTTCGATGCTCCTCAAGTCCGAGGAGATGCTTTCCGCTAAACTGGCGGCGTGGCAACGGGCGCTCGACCTGCGCTCGGCCAACGAGGCTTTCGGAGTCTGGAAAAAGGAGTGGGCGAGAATCCACCCCCTCGCGCAGGAGCTGCGGTCCGCCGCGAAGCAGGGCGGCGGAAGGATAAACGGCGACGGGGAGACCCTTCGGCTTCTGGGCAGGGTTCTGGATTTCATGGAATGGAGCGGAATCTTCGTCAAAGCGCTCCAAGAGAGATACTCCGCCGAGGCGAGGAGCATCGAGCGTGACGGCCGGGCTCTGGGGGGGATGGTGAACAGCCTTCTGGAGGACATGAAGAAGGTTCTGATGTTCCCCTTCTCCTCTCTCCTTGAAATTCTCCCGAAACTCGTGCGGGATCTCTCGCGCGACAGCGGCAAGGAGGTGGACCTCGTCCTTCGCGGCGAGGATATCGAGATTGACCGGCGGATTCTGGAGGAGATGAAAGACCCTCTGGTTCACCTGATACGAAACTGCATCGACCACGGCATCGAGACCCCCGCCGAACGAAGGCGAAAAAACAAACCTGAGCGCGGAACGGTCACGGTCTCGGTAGCGCCCAGGGACGACAAGGTAGAGCTCATCGTCGCCGACGACGGGGCGGGAATATCCCTCGCCGAGGTTCGCTCTTCTCTGGTCAAGCTCGGCGTCTTCTCCGGGGAGAAGGCGGAGGAATTGTCCGAGCGGGAGCTTTTGCCGTACGTCTTCCAGTCGGGAGTCTCCACGACCCGGATAATAACCGAATTGTCCGGCAGGGGACTCGGCCTAGCCATCGTCAGGGAAAAGGTCGAGAAGCTCGGCGGAACGGTGACCCTTGAAACCGCGCCGGACGCCGGAACCACCTTTAGCATCGTGCTCCCCCTTACGGTAGCCACTTTTCGCGGCATACTCGTGAGGGCGGGCGGACGCGACTTCGTCCTGCCCACCATGCACGTCAAGCGGGCCGTCCGGCTGAATAAAAGCGAGATAAAGACGGTTGAAAACCGCGAGACAATACTTATGGATAAAGAGCCGCTCTCTCTGGCGCGGCTGACGGCGGTGCTGGGGCTCCCTTCGGGAAAAGCCGCCGATTCCTCCGATATGGCGTCGGCGGTCGTGCTCACCGGCTCGGGCGCGCAGATCGCCTTTCTGGTGGACGAAATACTGAACGAGCAGGAGGTATTGCTGAAAGGGCTGGGGCGGCAGCTCTCGCGGGTCCGCAACGTCGCAGGGGCGACCATCCTCGGCAGCGGCAAGGTAGTGCCGATACTGAACGTCCCGGATCTCCTCAAATCCGCCGTGAGGGTCGCCGCGCCTGCCGCCGTCGAAACGGGCGGGGAAGAAGCGGAGCGAAAACGGTCCGTCATGGTAGTCGAGGACTCCATCACGACCAGGACCCTGCTCCAGAATATCATTGAGGTCGCGGGCTTCGAGGTCGTCACCGCGGTTGACGGCATCGACGCTCTGACCAAACTGCGGACCTTCGATTTCGACATTGTGGTTTCCGACGTGGACATGCCCCGGATGAACGGGTTCGAGCTCACCTCGAAGATACGCGGCGACAGGAAGCTGGAGAGCCTGCCGGTGGTGCTGGTGACCGCGCTTTCCTCCCGCGAGGACAGGGAGCGGGGCATCGACGTGGGAGCGAACGCCTACATAGTAAAGAGCAGCTTTGATCAGGGCAACCTTCTTGAGGTTATCAACCGGCTGGTTTAG